From Etheostoma cragini isolate CJK2018 chromosome 10, CSU_Ecrag_1.0, whole genome shotgun sequence, the proteins below share one genomic window:
- the smim19 gene encoding small integral membrane protein 19, producing the protein MGGHGVLGNEPESIDYSVHEAWNEATNVYLLVILVSFALLMYARKNKRKIMRIFTLPPTVGSSPEPNFYDSLQKVRLRQQLEMYSLARKFEQGQADSVQLSME; encoded by the exons ATGGGCGGTCACGGCGTTTTGGGGAACGAGCCCGAATCTATCGACTACTCGGTGCACGAAGCCTGGAACGAGGCCACCAATGTCTACCTGCTGGTTATCCTGGTCAGCTTCGCCCTGCTGATGTACGCCAGAAA AAACAAGAGGAAGATCATGCGGATCTTCACTCTGCCCCCCACGGTCGGCAGCAGCCCGGAGCCCAACTTCTACGACAGCCTGCAGAAGGTGCGCCTGCGGCAGCAGCTGGAGATGTACTCTCTGG CCAGGAAGTTCGAGCAGGGCCAGGCCGACAGTGTGCAGCTCTCCATGGAATGA